Proteins encoded within one genomic window of Cucumis sativus cultivar 9930 chromosome 3, Cucumber_9930_V3, whole genome shotgun sequence:
- the LOC101208903 gene encoding beta-amyrin 11-oxidase, with the protein MELKEWLVLITGGLALIFGVMKRLNGWYYEAKLGKLWPKLPPGDMGWPILGVTLSYLKNFSSGQPRILLHNLSIRYGKSDMYKTHLLGRASIIVCTSEVCRQVLCDEEKFKPSLPRSITLLSGRKSLMQVFKAEHRRLRRLTTAPISGHSALEMYINHIEQTVISGLEEWASMKRPIELLTEIKKLTFKIIWNIFMGSSSIDSSIGEIEALFAKITLGFISLPINLPGFSFYKSLKARKELLTILQSIINQKRMAKKREGEGWEAKDMMDLLIELKDEDGEELDDETIRDLIFGKLFAGHETSAYTAMWAVLFLTNHPHILQKAKEEQEDIIKRRPTTQKGLILSEVKQMKFLYQVIDETLRAACITFMVFREAVVDVEINGKTIPKGWKVIPWFGELYMDEKQFPSPHEFNPSRWDNFVATPGVFTPFGLGSRYCPGSDLAKLEISIFLHYFLLNYKVEQLDPKCQKTCLPFPHPKDKGLARVHKLE; encoded by the exons ATGGAGTTGAAGGAGTGGTTGGTATTGATTACTGGAGGCTTAGCTTTAATTTTTGGAGTTATGAAGAGATTGAATGGTTGGTATTATGAAGCCAAATTGGGGAAATTATGGCCTAAACTTCCTCCTGGTGATATGGGTTGGCCTATTCTTGGTGTTACTCTATCTTACCTCAAGAACTTCAGTTCTGGTCAACCAAGAATTCTCCTTCACAACCTTTCCATTAG ATATGGAAAAAGTGATATGTACAAAACTCACCTACTTGGTAGAGCAAGTATAATTGTTTGTACATCTGAAGTTTGTCGTCAAGTTTTATGtgatgaagaaaaattcaaacctAGTTTACCAAGAAGCATCACCCTTTTATCTGGTAGAAAGTCATTAATGCAAGTGTTCAAGGCCGAGCACAGGCGGCTACGACGGCTAACGACGGCACCGATCAGTGGCCATTCGGCTCTAGAGATGTACATCAATCATATTGAACAAACAGTGATAAGTGGTTTAGAGGAATGGGCAAGCATGAAGAGGCCAATTGAGTTATTGACAGAGATAAAGAAGCttacattcaaaattatatgGAATATTTTCATGGGGTCTTCTTCTATAGATTCTTCCATTGGAGAAATTGAGGCTTTGTTTGCTAAAATTACATTAGGCTTTATATCTTTGCCCATCAACCTTCCTGGCTTCAGCTTCTATAAATCACTCAAG gCTAGAAAAGAGCTGCTGACCATACTTCAATCCATCATAAACCAAAAGAGAATGGcgaagaaaagagaaggggAAGGTTGGGAAGCAAAAGATATGATGGATTTGCTAATAGAATTGAAAGATGAAGATGGTGAAGAGTTGGATGATGAGACCAttagagatttgatttttggtaagttatttGCTGGCCATGAAACTTCAGCTTACACTGCTATGTGGGctgttttgtttcttacaaATCATCCACATATACTTCAAAAGGCCAAG GAAGAACAAGAGGATATCATTAAAAGAAGACCCACCACTCAAAAGGGTCTAATTCTCTCCGAagttaaacaaatgaaatttctttatcag gTGATAGATGAGACACTTCGTGCTGCTTGTATCACATTTATGGTTTTTCGTGAAGCAGTAGTTGACGTCGAAATTAATG GTAAAACTATACCAAAGGGATGGAAAGTCATTCCTTGGTTTGGGGAGCTTTACATGGATGAAAAACAATTTCCTTCTCCACATGAGTTCAACCCTTCAAGATGGGAT AATTTTGTAGCTACACCAGGAGTTTTCACTCCATTTGGATTAGGAAGTAGATATTGCCCTGGAAGTGATCTTGCCAAGCTTGaaatctctatttttcttcattattttctcCTCAATTATAA GGTAGAACAACTTGATCCAAAATGTCAAAAGACTTGCCTGCCATTTCCTCATCCCAAAGACAAAGGCTTGGCAAGAGTGCATAAACTTGAATGA
- the LOC105434776 gene encoding beta-amyrin 11-oxidase isoform X2 encodes MELMINWLSLIVPFLGFVLGFGVLKRLNNLYYALKLGKKWDELPPGDLSWPLIGSTLSFLKYFTFGPPERFIGDFSRRYGKLDMYKTHIFGKPTIIVCKPEICRQVLTDETKFIPSYPTSITAVFGKKSLLQVPKEEHRKLRRLTMAPISGHAALEMYIDHIEHSVISGLEEWSSMKKPLELLTTIKQLTFKVIWNIFMGSTPIKSTSIGEMETLNENIALAFLTLPLNFPGLPFHKALMAGKRLNEIFQSYLDEKRMVKKSKGENWEAKDMMDLLMEVRDEDGEGFDDETIRELIFGMLFGGQETTAFTTMWAVLFLTDNPHIFQKAKEEQEDIIRRRASTQKGVSFSEIKQMKFLSQVIDETLRLSSVAFSVFREATVDVEINGKIIPKGWKVIPWFRGLNMDQKLHPSPQQFNPSRWDNFGRNSGVFTPFGLGVWMCPGRDLARMEISIFLHYFVLNYKKE; translated from the exons atgGAATTGATGATAAATTGGTTGTCGTTGATTGTTCCTTTCTTGGGTTTTGTTTTAGGGTTTGGGGTTTTGAAGAGATTGAATAATTTGTATTATGCACTGAAATTAGGGAAGAAATGGGATGAACTTCCTCCTGGTGATCTATCTTGGCCACTTATTGGTTCTACTCTATCATTTCTCAAATATTTCACTTTTGGTCCACCAGAACGTTTCATTGGTGACTTCTCAAGAAG ATATGGGAAACTTGATATGTACAAGACTCACATATTTGGAAAACCAACTATAATCGTCTGCAAACCTGAAATATGTCGTCAAGTATTAACTGATGAAACCAAGTTCATTCCTAGTTATCCTACATCCATCACAGCCGTATTTGGTAAAAAATCACTGCTTCAAGTACCGAAAGAGGAGCATCGGAAGCTCCGACGGCTGACAATGGCACCGATCAGTGGCCATGCAGCGCTCGAGATGTACATTGATCATATTGAACACTCTGTGATTAGTGGGTTGGAGGAATGGTCAAGCATGAAGAAGCCATTGGAATTATTAACCACGATAAAGCAACTTACCTTCAAAGTTATTTGGAACATTTTTATGGGTTCAACTCCAATAAAAAGCACTTCTATAGGAGAAATGGAGACTTTGAATGAGAATATTGCACTTGCGTTCCTCACTCTGCCACTCAACTTTCCTGGCTTACCCTTCCATAAAGCACTCATg GCTGGAAAAagattgaatgaaatatttcaATCATATTTGGATGAGAAGAGAATGGTGAAGAAAAGCAAAGGGGAAAATTGGGAAGCAAAAGATATGATGGATTTGTTGATGGAAGTGAGAGATGAAGATGGTGAAGGATTTGATGATGAGACCATTAGAGAGTTAATTTTTGGTATGCTATTTGGAGGCCAAGAGACTACAGCCTTCACTACAATGTGGGCAGTTTTGTTTCTTACGGATAATCCACATATATTCCAGAAGGCCAAG GAAGAACAAGAAGATATCATTAGAAGAAGAGCCTCAACACAAAAGGGTGTAAGTTTCTCAGagattaaacaaatgaaatttctttctcag GTTATAGACGAGACGCTTCGCTTAAGTAGTGTGGCATTTTCTGTTTTTCGTGAGGCAACAGTAGATGTTGAAATTAACG gTAAAATAATACCAAAGGGATGGAAAGTCATACCTTGGTTTCGAGGGCTTAACATGGACCAAAAACTACATCCTTCCCCTCAACAATTCAATCCTTCCAGATGGGAT aatTTTGGAAGAAATTCTGGAGTTTTTACTCCCTTTGGACTAGGAGTTTGGATGTGCCCGGGACGTGATCTTGCTAGAATGGAGATCTCAATTTTCCTTCATTATTTTGTCCTCAATTACAA aaaagAATAA
- the LOC105434776 gene encoding beta-amyrin 11-oxidase isoform X1, with translation MELMINWLSLIVPFLGFVLGFGVLKRLNNLYYALKLGKKWDELPPGDLSWPLIGSTLSFLKYFTFGPPERFIGDFSRRYGKLDMYKTHIFGKPTIIVCKPEICRQVLTDETKFIPSYPTSITAVFGKKSLLQVPKEEHRKLRRLTMAPISGHAALEMYIDHIEHSVISGLEEWSSMKKPLELLTTIKQLTFKVIWNIFMGSTPIKSTSIGEMETLNENIALAFLTLPLNFPGLPFHKALMAGKRLNEIFQSYLDEKRMVKKSKGENWEAKDMMDLLMEVRDEDGEGFDDETIRELIFGMLFGGQETTAFTTMWAVLFLTDNPHIFQKAKEEQEDIIRRRASTQKGVSFSEIKQMKFLSQVIDETLRLSSVAFSVFREATVDVEINGKIIPKGWKVIPWFRGLNMDQKLHPSPQQFNPSRWDNFGRNSGVFTPFGLGVWMCPGRDLARMEISIFLHYFVLNYKIERLNPKCKLNYLPIPRPRDKCLARVIKTPSK, from the exons atgGAATTGATGATAAATTGGTTGTCGTTGATTGTTCCTTTCTTGGGTTTTGTTTTAGGGTTTGGGGTTTTGAAGAGATTGAATAATTTGTATTATGCACTGAAATTAGGGAAGAAATGGGATGAACTTCCTCCTGGTGATCTATCTTGGCCACTTATTGGTTCTACTCTATCATTTCTCAAATATTTCACTTTTGGTCCACCAGAACGTTTCATTGGTGACTTCTCAAGAAG ATATGGGAAACTTGATATGTACAAGACTCACATATTTGGAAAACCAACTATAATCGTCTGCAAACCTGAAATATGTCGTCAAGTATTAACTGATGAAACCAAGTTCATTCCTAGTTATCCTACATCCATCACAGCCGTATTTGGTAAAAAATCACTGCTTCAAGTACCGAAAGAGGAGCATCGGAAGCTCCGACGGCTGACAATGGCACCGATCAGTGGCCATGCAGCGCTCGAGATGTACATTGATCATATTGAACACTCTGTGATTAGTGGGTTGGAGGAATGGTCAAGCATGAAGAAGCCATTGGAATTATTAACCACGATAAAGCAACTTACCTTCAAAGTTATTTGGAACATTTTTATGGGTTCAACTCCAATAAAAAGCACTTCTATAGGAGAAATGGAGACTTTGAATGAGAATATTGCACTTGCGTTCCTCACTCTGCCACTCAACTTTCCTGGCTTACCCTTCCATAAAGCACTCATg GCTGGAAAAagattgaatgaaatatttcaATCATATTTGGATGAGAAGAGAATGGTGAAGAAAAGCAAAGGGGAAAATTGGGAAGCAAAAGATATGATGGATTTGTTGATGGAAGTGAGAGATGAAGATGGTGAAGGATTTGATGATGAGACCATTAGAGAGTTAATTTTTGGTATGCTATTTGGAGGCCAAGAGACTACAGCCTTCACTACAATGTGGGCAGTTTTGTTTCTTACGGATAATCCACATATATTCCAGAAGGCCAAG GAAGAACAAGAAGATATCATTAGAAGAAGAGCCTCAACACAAAAGGGTGTAAGTTTCTCAGagattaaacaaatgaaatttctttctcag GTTATAGACGAGACGCTTCGCTTAAGTAGTGTGGCATTTTCTGTTTTTCGTGAGGCAACAGTAGATGTTGAAATTAACG gTAAAATAATACCAAAGGGATGGAAAGTCATACCTTGGTTTCGAGGGCTTAACATGGACCAAAAACTACATCCTTCCCCTCAACAATTCAATCCTTCCAGATGGGAT aatTTTGGAAGAAATTCTGGAGTTTTTACTCCCTTTGGACTAGGAGTTTGGATGTGCCCGGGACGTGATCTTGCTAGAATGGAGATCTCAATTTTCCTTCATTATTTTGTCCTCAATTACAA GATAGAGCGACTTAATCCTAAATGCAAATTGAATTACTTGCCCATTCCTCGTCCGAGAGACAAATGCTTGGCAAGAGTGATAAAAACTCCATCAAAGTGA